One stretch of Nitrospirota bacterium DNA includes these proteins:
- the lpxB gene encoding lipid-A-disaccharide synthase, producing the protein MKNILIITGEASGDIHGGKLVQALLSKEPQLKIFAIGGKAIQSAGAELIFNIQSLGVVGLFEVVSHLHVIRKAYLAVIQSLKTRSIQQVILIDYPDFNLRVARVAKRLGIPVSYYISPQIWAWRRGRIHLIKRLVSQMLVILPFEEQLYKDEKIPVEFVGHPLLEEIHASYSREELTFKWGLDHNLPLYGICPGSRKSELDRVLPVMLKAVEIIKRKIPEAQFILPVAPTFTRQDIESRLTSFPVLITLIEGDASEVMSVCDILMVASGTATLQAAIIGIPMVIVYKVSPWTYWIGKNLLKIRMIGLVNIVVGEKFVPELVQEAATPENIAAKVLEIFENPQTIRQMKEKFNIIRSKLTDRKASQRAADAILRLFRSSRDLSAPAGTIQ; encoded by the coding sequence ATGAAAAATATTCTCATAATTACCGGCGAGGCATCAGGTGATATCCATGGAGGAAAGCTGGTACAGGCGCTTTTGAGTAAAGAGCCCCAATTGAAAATCTTCGCAATAGGCGGCAAGGCTATTCAATCCGCGGGTGCCGAGCTCATATTTAATATTCAATCCCTGGGCGTGGTAGGATTATTTGAAGTGGTGTCCCACCTTCACGTAATTCGAAAGGCCTATCTTGCAGTCATTCAATCCCTAAAAACAAGATCGATTCAACAGGTTATTCTGATCGATTATCCTGATTTCAATCTGCGGGTCGCCAGAGTTGCCAAACGCCTGGGCATCCCGGTCTCTTATTATATTTCTCCCCAAATCTGGGCCTGGCGGAGAGGGCGCATTCATTTAATCAAGCGGCTGGTCAGCCAGATGCTCGTGATACTCCCTTTTGAGGAACAGCTCTACAAGGATGAAAAAATACCGGTTGAGTTTGTGGGCCATCCTCTTCTAGAGGAGATCCATGCCTCCTATTCCAGGGAAGAGCTCACTTTTAAATGGGGACTGGATCACAATCTCCCTCTATATGGCATCTGTCCGGGAAGTCGAAAAAGCGAACTGGACCGCGTACTGCCTGTCATGCTTAAAGCAGTAGAAATCATCAAGAGGAAAATTCCGGAGGCGCAGTTCATTCTACCTGTTGCTCCGACCTTTACCCGTCAGGATATTGAATCCCGGCTAACCTCTTTTCCCGTTTTGATTACCCTGATCGAAGGGGATGCCAGTGAAGTCATGTCGGTCTGTGACATTTTAATGGTGGCCTCCGGAACAGCCACGCTTCAGGCAGCCATCATCGGAATTCCGATGGTGATTGTGTATAAAGTTTCTCCCTGGACATATTGGATCGGTAAAAATCTGCTGAAAATAAGAATGATCGGTTTGGTCAATATCGTTGTGGGTGAAAAATTTGTTCCTGAATTGGTCCAGGAGGCAGCGACCCCGGAAAATATTGCAGCAAAGGTCTTGGAAATATTTGAAAACCCTCAGACAATCCGGCAAATGAAGGAGAAGTTTAATATAATCCGCTCCAAATTGACTGATCGAAAGGCAAGTCAAAGGGCCGCGGATGCGATCTTGAGACTCTTTCGTTCCAGTCGAGACCTTTCGGCGCCAGCCGGGACGATTCAATGA
- a CDS encoding Gfo/Idh/MocA family oxidoreductase: MNQNKILNIGVIGVGHLGQHHARIYSEMPGVTLVGVADSNETRGTEIAGKYKTRFFKNYLDLLSRADALSIAVPTQLHFEVAHEALKNRIDVLLEKPITATLEEADLLIKEAEDKQAVFQIGHLERYNRAYLKAKELIIHPRFIENHRIGPFASRGTDVNVILDLMIHDIDIILSLTNSPITEVRAMGIPVLSKEIDIVNARLEFQSGCVANMTASRVSLDKMRKIRVFQPDCYISLDYQNQEVVIARKGIENDQTKIIVEYPSVEKEEPLKLELQDYVKNCKNRTPPVISGVAGREALKVAEEIARIAIQKSATFA; the protein is encoded by the coding sequence CATTGGCGTGGGTCATCTTGGACAGCATCATGCCCGAATTTATTCCGAAATGCCGGGTGTAACATTAGTGGGCGTTGCAGATTCCAATGAAACAAGGGGTACGGAAATTGCCGGAAAATACAAGACCCGGTTTTTCAAGAATTACCTTGATCTTCTCTCGCGGGCAGATGCATTGAGTATTGCCGTTCCGACACAACTCCATTTTGAGGTGGCCCATGAGGCGTTAAAGAATCGGATAGATGTCCTTTTGGAAAAACCGATAACAGCAACGCTTGAAGAAGCAGATCTCTTGATCAAAGAGGCAGAAGATAAACAGGCCGTTTTTCAAATTGGTCACCTTGAGAGATATAATCGGGCCTATTTAAAGGCGAAGGAATTGATTATCCATCCCCGTTTTATCGAAAATCACAGAATCGGTCCATTTGCTTCAAGAGGAACAGATGTGAATGTCATTCTGGACTTGATGATTCATGATATCGATATTATCCTGAGTCTGACGAATTCGCCTATTACCGAAGTGAGAGCCATGGGGATTCCGGTACTTTCCAAGGAAATCGATATTGTCAATGCGAGACTGGAATTTCAGAGTGGCTGCGTTGCAAATATGACCGCAAGTCGTGTGTCCCTGGATAAAATGCGGAAGATTCGAGTTTTTCAGCCAGATTGTTACATCTCTTTGGATTATCAAAATCAAGAAGTCGTGATAGCGAGAAAGGGAATAGAAAATGATCAGACCAAGATCATCGTCGAATACCCCTCTGTTGAAAAGGAGGAACCCTTGAAACTGGAATTGCAGGACTACGTCAAGAATTGTAAAAACCGGACGCCGCCCGTGATTTCCGGAGTTGCCGGAAGAGAGGCGCTAAAAGTGGCCGAAGAAATTGCAAGGATTGCAATTCAAAAGTCAGCAACATTTGCCTGA